A single Comamonas sp. NLF-1-9 DNA region contains:
- a CDS encoding uroporphyrinogen-III synthase: MPESWPRRTIVTRAAPDAERWVAALQELGVAALALPLLAIRPLSAPALRQGLQAARERWRDYQALMFVSGNAVRHFFESNSAQTLAAHAQAAIKTRYWAPGPGTVRALRACGVPAALIDGPDEQALQFDSEALWQQVAPQIGPGARVLIVRGTSEPHCAQGQGRDWLAQRLAAAGAQVDRIASYERCAPPLDEGAQALVRAAARDGSLWLFSSSEALGHLPPLPAGQDWSGARALATHPRIAQAARRAGFGQVRDCRPALADVAASIKSWHEH; the protein is encoded by the coding sequence ATGCCTGAAAGCTGGCCGCGGCGCACCATCGTCACGCGCGCGGCGCCCGACGCCGAACGCTGGGTTGCCGCATTGCAAGAGCTGGGCGTTGCGGCCCTTGCGCTGCCGCTGCTGGCGATTCGCCCGCTGAGCGCGCCGGCGCTGCGCCAGGGCTTGCAAGCGGCGCGCGAGCGCTGGCGCGACTACCAGGCGCTGATGTTTGTCAGCGGCAACGCAGTGCGCCATTTTTTTGAATCAAATTCGGCTCAAACGCTTGCTGCACATGCGCAAGCAGCTATCAAAACAAGGTATTGGGCGCCCGGCCCCGGCACGGTGCGTGCGCTGCGGGCCTGTGGCGTGCCGGCCGCGCTGATCGACGGGCCAGACGAACAGGCGCTGCAGTTCGACTCCGAGGCGCTGTGGCAGCAGGTAGCGCCGCAGATCGGCCCGGGCGCGCGCGTGCTCATCGTGCGCGGCACCAGCGAGCCGCACTGCGCCCAGGGCCAGGGGCGCGACTGGCTGGCGCAGCGGCTGGCTGCGGCCGGCGCGCAGGTCGACCGGATCGCGAGCTACGAGCGCTGCGCGCCGCCCCTGGACGAGGGCGCGCAGGCCCTGGTGCGCGCCGCCGCCCGCGACGGCTCGCTGTGGCTGTTCAGCAGCAGCGAGGCGCTGGGCCATCTGCCGCCGCTGCCTGCGGGCCAGGACTGGAGCGGCGCGCGCGCCCTGGCCACGCACCCGCGCATTGCCCAGGCGGCACGCCGCGCGGGCTTTGGCCAGGTGCGCGACTGCCGCCCCGCGCTGGCCGATGTGGCGGCGTCGATAAAATCCTGGCATGAGCACTGA
- the fdxA gene encoding ferredoxin FdxA: MTHVVSDNCIKCKYTDCVDVCPVDCFVEGPNMLVINPDECIDCAVCVPECPANAIFAEEDVPADEQHFIALNAELTNAPGWKTLARRHEPMPDADEWNGVREKLKYLER; encoded by the coding sequence ATGACCCACGTCGTCTCTGACAACTGCATCAAGTGCAAATACACCGACTGTGTGGACGTTTGCCCCGTCGACTGCTTCGTCGAAGGGCCCAACATGCTCGTGATCAACCCGGACGAGTGCATAGACTGCGCCGTCTGCGTGCCCGAGTGCCCGGCCAATGCCATCTTTGCGGAAGAAGACGTACCGGCCGATGAGCAGCACTTCATCGCGCTCAACGCCGAACTGACCAACGCACCGGGCTGGAAGACCCTGGCGCGGCGCCACGAACCCATGCCCGACGCCGACGAATGGAACGGCGTGCGCGAAAAGCTCAAATACCTGGAGCGCTGA
- a CDS encoding heme biosynthesis protein HemY, protein MRAALWFLALFGAAVAVAVFAGNNQGTVTVFWPPWRIDLSLNLVLVLLFAAILLIYGALHGLSALRELPRQARRWRQQQKERAMHGAMLDAIAQLLAGRFVRARKAAQAALAQQQALAGADKPPPHGGQLRTLAHVVAAESSHALQDRSGRSEHLALALEALGEHPDSAGQELREGVQLRSARWLLDERDAEGALERLAALPQGASRRTLALRTRLKAARLAGRTRDALETARLLAKHRAFSPEVASTLVRTLAVALLDETRDDSQLHSAWQALEPQERTMPEVAIHAARRHLQLGGSAAQARQWLLPAWEQYDTLQEHQRHKLALALEASLEGMDSHWLGLIEARQRSQPRDPALQYLAAGACRRMQLWGKAEQLYSDASQSASDAGLRARAWCQLAELAERRGDAPGAAQAWKRAAQSR, encoded by the coding sequence ATGCGCGCGGCACTGTGGTTTCTGGCACTGTTTGGCGCGGCCGTCGCGGTCGCGGTATTTGCGGGCAACAACCAGGGCACGGTCACCGTGTTCTGGCCGCCGTGGCGCATAGACCTGTCGCTGAATCTGGTGCTGGTGCTGCTGTTTGCCGCCATCTTGCTGATCTACGGCGCGCTGCACGGTCTGTCCGCGCTGCGCGAGCTGCCGCGCCAGGCACGGCGCTGGCGCCAGCAGCAGAAAGAGCGCGCGATGCACGGCGCGATGCTCGACGCCATCGCCCAGCTGCTGGCGGGGCGCTTCGTGCGCGCGCGCAAGGCGGCGCAGGCGGCGCTGGCCCAGCAGCAGGCGCTGGCCGGCGCCGACAAACCGCCCCCGCACGGCGGCCAGCTGCGCACGCTGGCGCACGTGGTGGCGGCCGAGAGCTCGCACGCGCTGCAAGACCGCAGCGGCCGCAGCGAGCACTTGGCGCTGGCGCTGGAGGCGCTGGGCGAACACCCCGACAGCGCCGGGCAGGAGCTGCGCGAAGGCGTGCAACTGCGCTCTGCGCGCTGGCTGCTCGACGAGCGCGACGCCGAAGGAGCGCTCGAGCGCCTGGCCGCCCTGCCCCAGGGCGCGTCGCGGCGCACGCTGGCGCTGCGCACCCGGCTCAAGGCGGCGCGCCTGGCCGGGCGCACGCGCGACGCGCTGGAAACCGCCCGACTGCTGGCCAAGCACCGCGCCTTCTCGCCTGAAGTTGCGTCCACGCTGGTGCGCACGCTGGCGGTGGCGCTGCTGGACGAAACCCGCGACGACAGCCAGTTGCACAGCGCCTGGCAAGCGCTGGAGCCGCAGGAGCGCACCATGCCTGAAGTGGCCATCCACGCGGCCCGGCGCCATCTGCAGCTCGGCGGCAGCGCCGCGCAGGCGCGCCAGTGGCTGCTGCCCGCCTGGGAGCAGTACGACACGCTGCAAGAACACCAGCGCCACAAGCTGGCGCTGGCGCTGGAGGCGAGCCTGGAAGGCATGGACAGCCACTGGCTCGGCCTGATCGAGGCGCGCCAGCGCAGCCAGCCGCGCGACCCCGCGCTGCAATACCTTGCGGCCGGCGCCTGCCGGCGCATGCAGCTCTGGGGCAAGGCCGAGCAGCTCTACAGCGACGCGAGCCAGAGCGCCAGCGACGCCGGCCTGCGCGCACGCGCCTGGTGCCAACTGGCCGAACTGGCCGAGCGCCGTGGTGATGCGCCTGGCGCAGCCCAGGCCTGGAAGCGCGCCGCGCAGTCGCGCTGA
- the hemC gene encoding hydroxymethylbilane synthase gives MTASNATPLSLTIATRESQLALWQARHVQALLQARGHAVRLLGMTTRGDQILDRSLSKVGGKGLFIKELEVALEEGRADLAVHSLKDVPMDLPPGFALACVMAREDPRDAFVSPRHASLQELPPGAVVGTSSLRRQVLLHALRPDLRIEPLRGNVNTRLRKLDEGQYAAIVLAAAGLKRLGLGGRIRAIFEPSEMLPAAGQGALAIEVRSARSELLAALAPLADERTWLAVTAERAVSRAMGGSCSMPLAAHARWQDQSLQLQAAWGALAGDQPLVRAEGSASITTQAQADALGLAVAAQLQARGAVVERDA, from the coding sequence ATGACGGCAAGCAATGCAACCCCCCTGTCCCTGACCATCGCCACGCGCGAAAGCCAGCTCGCGCTGTGGCAGGCGCGGCATGTGCAAGCCCTGCTGCAGGCGCGCGGCCATGCGGTGCGGCTGCTGGGCATGACCACGCGCGGCGACCAGATCCTGGACCGCAGCCTCTCCAAGGTCGGCGGCAAGGGCTTGTTCATCAAGGAGCTGGAAGTCGCGCTCGAAGAAGGCCGCGCCGACCTGGCGGTGCATTCGCTCAAGGACGTGCCCATGGACTTGCCGCCCGGCTTTGCGCTCGCTTGCGTGATGGCGCGCGAAGACCCGCGCGACGCCTTCGTCTCGCCCCGGCACGCCAGCCTGCAGGAGCTGCCGCCGGGCGCGGTGGTCGGCACCTCCAGCCTGCGCCGTCAGGTGTTGCTGCATGCGCTGCGCCCCGACCTGCGCATCGAGCCGCTGCGCGGCAACGTCAACACGCGGCTGCGCAAGCTCGACGAAGGCCAGTACGCGGCCATCGTGCTCGCGGCCGCAGGCCTCAAGCGCCTGGGCCTGGGCGGGCGCATCCGCGCCATCTTCGAGCCGTCCGAGATGCTGCCCGCAGCCGGCCAGGGCGCGCTGGCCATCGAGGTGCGCAGCGCGCGCAGCGAGCTGCTGGCCGCGCTGGCGCCGCTGGCCGACGAGCGCACCTGGCTGGCGGTGACGGCCGAGCGCGCGGTCAGCCGCGCCATGGGCGGCAGCTGCTCCATGCCGCTGGCGGCGCACGCGCGCTGGCAGGACCAGAGCTTGCAACTGCAGGCCGCCTGGGGCGCGCTTGCGGGCGATCAGCCGCTGGTGCGCGCCGAGGGCAGCGCGAGCATCACCACGCAGGCGCAGGCCGATGCGCTGGGCCTGGCCGTGGCGGCCCAGTTGCAGGCGCGCGGCGCCGTGGTCGAACGCGATGCCTGA
- a CDS encoding cytosine permease, whose translation MSTPPAHAAHNEALTPLDSGARAFGWRDHASLWFSLGVGLLVMQVGAYLMPALSTREALAAIVVGSLIGAGLLGWVGKLGCDSGLASAGLMHVVYGRRFASLPIVLNIVQLLGWGAFELVVMRDATVAIGRQAGMLTSSQGPLLATLAWGAVVLLLISGSMVALVRKLIARIALPLVVLSLLWLSWQFSSMAQTQGLAALWQRSGDGSMGALSAIDLVIAMPVSWLPLVADYARHGRSGRSALHGTWLGYAIANIWCYGLGVLVALVLPSENLVTALLLAQGGLIALSLILIDEIDNAYGDAYSGSVSLHSLQPRWSIRRWGVVMALACTGFALLLPMHSLEPFLLTLSSVFVPLFGVILGRLAFGVPAGALLAQARAVHWGATLIWLVGIAFYHAAPHLLPALGGSALPTLLLCFVLALATRRSTKTIAASAHQSTVPI comes from the coding sequence GTGAGCACACCACCCGCCCACGCGGCACACAATGAAGCCCTGACACCGCTGGACAGCGGTGCACGCGCCTTTGGCTGGCGCGACCACGCCTCGCTCTGGTTCAGCCTGGGCGTAGGCCTGCTGGTGATGCAGGTGGGCGCCTACCTGATGCCGGCTCTGAGCACGCGCGAGGCGCTGGCGGCCATCGTCGTCGGCTCGCTCATCGGCGCGGGGCTGCTGGGCTGGGTGGGCAAGCTCGGCTGCGACAGCGGCCTGGCCAGCGCCGGCTTGATGCATGTGGTCTATGGCCGGCGCTTTGCCAGCCTGCCCATCGTGCTCAACATCGTGCAACTGCTGGGCTGGGGCGCGTTTGAGCTCGTGGTGATGCGCGACGCCACCGTCGCCATAGGTCGCCAGGCAGGCATGCTCACCAGCAGCCAGGGGCCGCTGCTCGCCACGCTGGCCTGGGGCGCCGTGGTGCTGCTGCTCATCAGCGGCTCCATGGTGGCGCTGGTGCGCAAGCTGATTGCGCGCATCGCGCTGCCACTGGTGGTGTTGTCGCTGTTGTGGCTGAGCTGGCAGTTTTCCAGCATGGCCCAGACCCAGGGGCTGGCGGCGCTGTGGCAGCGCAGCGGCGACGGCAGCATGGGTGCGCTGTCGGCCATCGACCTGGTGATTGCCATGCCGGTGTCCTGGCTGCCGCTGGTGGCCGACTACGCGCGCCACGGCAGGAGCGGGCGCAGCGCGCTGCACGGCACCTGGCTGGGCTATGCGATCGCCAACATCTGGTGCTATGGCCTGGGCGTGCTGGTGGCGCTGGTGCTGCCGAGCGAAAACCTGGTGACCGCGCTGCTGCTCGCCCAGGGCGGCCTGATCGCGCTGTCGCTGATCCTGATCGACGAGATCGACAACGCCTACGGCGACGCCTATTCCGGCTCGGTGTCGCTGCACAGCCTGCAGCCGCGCTGGAGCATCCGCCGCTGGGGCGTGGTGATGGCGCTGGCCTGCACCGGCTTTGCGCTGCTGCTGCCCATGCACAGCCTGGAGCCCTTTTTGCTGACGCTCAGCTCGGTCTTCGTGCCGCTGTTTGGCGTGATTCTGGGCCGCCTGGCTTTCGGCGTGCCGGCGGGCGCGCTGCTGGCCCAGGCGCGTGCGGTGCACTGGGGCGCGACGCTGATCTGGCTTGTCGGCATTGCCTTCTACCACGCGGCGCCGCACCTGCTGCCGGCGCTGGGCGGCTCGGCGCTGCCCACGCTGCTGCTGTGCTTCGTGCTCGCCCTGGCGACCCGGAGATCAACCAAAACGATAGCTGCCAGCGCGCATCAGTCAACAGTTCCGATATGA
- a CDS encoding uroporphyrinogen-III C-methyltransferase, with the protein MSTEHPSLAAGDAVPVPPHAPAAAAPARSGALLTAVLAIVALAALAMSVMLWQRLSNIQEQLARQSADAGAQATEARTLAREAQDQAREASARMSVMESRVAEVALQRSQLEELTQSLSRTRDENLIADVQASIALAQQQAELTGSLQPLVVAMKNAHQRVERAAQPRLAPVLRALEQDTETLERAKVTDTAGLLGRLDNLARQVDELALSNDVALASDMRPARPAARTGSDGASALPAWQAALQTLWSGVRDQALSLVRVSRVDRPDAVLLAPEQAWFLRQNLKLQLANARLSILARRLDNARTELAAAQRGFARYFDPNGRRSQGFLAALQQLQDNLHDTQIPRPVDTYSALATAAAGR; encoded by the coding sequence ATGAGCACTGAGCACCCTTCCCTTGCCGCCGGCGACGCGGTGCCCGTGCCGCCGCACGCCCCCGCAGCCGCAGCGCCCGCGCGCAGCGGCGCGCTGCTCACCGCCGTGCTGGCCATCGTGGCGCTGGCGGCGCTGGCCATGTCGGTCATGCTCTGGCAGCGGCTGTCCAACATCCAGGAGCAGCTGGCGCGCCAGAGCGCCGACGCCGGCGCCCAGGCCACCGAGGCACGCACCCTGGCGCGTGAGGCCCAGGACCAGGCGCGCGAGGCCAGCGCCCGCATGAGCGTGATGGAATCGCGCGTGGCCGAAGTCGCGCTGCAGCGCAGCCAGCTCGAAGAGCTCACGCAAAGCCTGTCGCGCACCCGCGACGAGAACCTGATCGCCGACGTGCAGGCAAGCATCGCGCTGGCGCAGCAGCAGGCCGAGCTCACCGGCAGCCTGCAGCCTCTGGTCGTGGCGATGAAAAACGCCCACCAGCGGGTAGAGCGCGCCGCCCAGCCGCGCCTGGCACCGGTGCTGCGCGCGCTGGAGCAGGACACCGAAACCCTGGAACGCGCCAAGGTCACCGACACCGCGGGGCTGCTCGGGCGCCTGGACAATCTGGCGCGCCAGGTCGACGAACTCGCGCTGAGCAACGACGTGGCGCTGGCCAGCGACATGCGCCCGGCACGCCCCGCCGCCCGCACCGGCAGCGACGGCGCGAGCGCCCTGCCCGCCTGGCAGGCGGCGCTGCAGACCCTGTGGAGCGGCGTGCGCGACCAGGCGCTGAGCCTGGTGCGCGTCAGCCGCGTGGACCGGCCCGATGCGGTGCTGCTCGCGCCCGAGCAGGCCTGGTTCCTGCGCCAGAACCTGAAGCTGCAACTGGCCAATGCGCGCCTGAGCATTCTTGCGCGCCGCCTGGACAATGCGCGCACCGAGCTGGCCGCGGCGCAGCGCGGCTTCGCGCGCTATTTCGATCCGAACGGACGGCGCAGCCAAGGCTTTCTTGCCGCGCTGCAGCAGCTGCAGGACAACCTGCACGACACCCAGATCCCGCGGCCCGTCGACACCTACTCCGCGCTCGCTACTGCGGCGGCCGGGCGCTGA